A DNA window from Pungitius pungitius chromosome 1, fPunPun2.1, whole genome shotgun sequence contains the following coding sequences:
- the dhx15 gene encoding pre-mRNA-splicing factor ATP-dependent RNA helicase DHX15 isoform X2, translating into MRRDRDRDCDERSRDRDRDRARDREWDRDRDVKSAGVPNNPAASSAGFVKPAPFQQKINPFTNLPHTPRYYEILKKRLQLPVWEYRERFTEILMRNQSFVLVGETGSGKTTQIPQWCGDMVRSMPGTKRAVACTQPRRVAAMSVAQRVADEMDVMLGQEVGYSIRFEDCSSAKTVLKYMTDGMLLREAMNDPLLERYGVIILDEAHERTLATDILMGVLKEVVRQRADLKVIVMSATLDAGKFQVYFDSCPLLTIPGRTHPVEIFYTPEPERDYLEAAIRTVIQIHMCEVDEGDVLLFLTGQEEIDEACKRIKREVDDLGPEVGDIKIIPLYSTLPPQQQQRIFEPPPPNKPSGAIGRKVVVSTNIAETSLTIDGVVFVIDPGFAKQKVYNPRIRVESLLVTAISKASAQQRAGRAGRTRPGKCFRLYTEKAYKTEMQDNTYPEILRSNLGSVVLQLKKLGIDDLVHFDFMDPPAPETLMRALELLNYLAALNDDGDLTELGSMMAEFPLDPQLAKMVIASCEFNCSNEILSITAMLSVPQCFVRPTEAKKVADESKMRFAHIDGDHMTLLNVYHAFKQNHDSTQWCYENFVNYRSLMSADNVRQQLSRIMDRFSLPRRSTEFNSRDYYTNIRRALVTGFFMQIAHLERTGHYLTAKDNQVVQLHPSTVLDHKPEWVLYNEFVLTTKNYIRTCTDIKPEWLVKVAPQYYEMGNFPQCEAKRQLERIIAKLSSKEFSQY; encoded by the exons ATGAG GCGCGACAGGGACCGAGACTGCGATGAACGTTCGAGGGACAGGGACCGCGACCGAGCTCGAGACCGGGAGTgggacagggacagagatgtgaaGTCAGCCGGGGTTCCCAACAACCCAGCTGCAAGCAGCGCCGGCTTCGTGAAGCCAGCCCCATTTCAGCAGAAGATCAACCCCTTCACCAACCTGCCCCACACGCCGCGCTACTATGAGATCCTGAAGAAGCGGCTGCAGCTGCCTGTCTGGGAGTACAGGGAGCGCTTCACTGAAATCCTCATGCGTAACCAGTCTTTTGTGCTGGTGGGAGAGACGGGCTCTGGAAAAACCACACAG ATCCCTCAGTGGTGCGGCGACATGGTGCGGTCGATGCCGGGAACAAAGAGAGCGGTGGCCTGCACTCAGCCCAGGAGGGTCGCGGCCATGAGCGTCGCCCAGAGGGTCGCCGATGAGATGGACGTCATGCTGGGCCAAGAGGTGGGCTACTCCATCAGGTTTGAGGACTGCAGCTCTGCAAAGACCGTACTCAA GTACATGACAGATGGAATGTTGCTGCGGGAGGCCATGAATGATCCCCTGCTGGAGCGCTACGGTGTCATCATCCTGGACGAGGCTCATGAACGCACGTTAGCCACAGATATCCTCATGGGAGTCCTCAAGGAGGTTGTCCGCCAGAGGGCTGACCTCAAG GTGATTGTGATGAGTGCCACGCTCGATGCCGGCAAGTTCCAGGTGTACTTTGACAGCTGCCCACTGCTAACCATCCCCGGACGCACGCACCCCGTGGAGATCTTCTACACGCCCGAACCCGAGCGGGACTACCTGGAGGCGGCCATCCGCACGGTGATCCAGATCCACATGTGTGAGGTGGATGAAGGGGatgttctcctcttcctcaccggACAAGAG GAAATTGATGAAGCCTGCAAGCGGATCAAGAGGGAGGTCGACGACCTGGGCCCCGAAGTCGGCGATATCAAGATCATCCCGCTGTACTCCACGctgccgccgcagcagcagcagaggatcTTCGAGCCGCCCCCACCCAACAAACCAAGTGGGGCCATCGGAAGGAAG GTTGTCGTGTCAACAAACATCGCAGAGACGTCGCTGACCATTGACGGCGTGGTGTTTGTAATTGATCCCGGATTTGCCAAGCAAAAG GTGTATAATCCTCGTATCAGAGTGGAATCCCTTTTGGTGACGGCCATCAGCAAGGCCTCGGCCCAGCAGAGGGCCGGGCGCGCCGGGCGCACACGCCCGGGAAAGTGTTTCCGCCTTTACACAGAGAAAGCCTATAAGACAGAAATGCAG GACAACACATATCCAGAGATTCTGAGGTCCAATCTGGGCTCTGTGgtgctgcagctgaagaaactGGGCATCGACGACCTGGTGCACTTTGACTTCATGGACCCACCAG CCCCAGAGACCCTGATGAGAGCCCTGGAGCTGCTGAACTACCTGGCGGCGCTCAACGACGACGGCGACCTGACGGAGCTGGGCTCCATGATGGCGGAGTTCCCTCTGGACCCCCAGCTGGCCAAGATGGTCATCGCCAGCTGTGAATTCAACTGTTCAAACGAGATCCTCTCAATCACTGCCATGTTGTCAG TCCCACAGTGCTTCGTCCGACCCACGGAGGCTAAGAAGGTGGCCGACGAGTCCAAGATGCGCTTCGCCCACATCGACGGGGACCACATGACGCTGCTCAACGTCTACCACGCCTTCAAACAAA ACCACGACTCCACTCAGTGGTGCTACGAGAACTTCGTCAACTACCGCTCGCTGATGTCGGCAGACAACGTTCGGCAGCAGCTGTCCAGGATCATGGACCGCTTCAGCCTGCCGCGGCGGAGCACCGAGTTCAACAGCAGGGACTACTACACCAACATCCGCCGGGCGCTGGTCACGGGCTTCTTCATGCAG ATCGCTCACCTGGAACGCACCGGCCATTACCTGACCGCCAAAGACAACCAGGTGGTTCAGCTGCACCCTTCCACCGTGCTGGACCACAAGCCCGAGTGGGTGCTCTACAACGAGTTTGTGCTCACAACCAAGAATTACATCCGCACGTGCACCGACATCAAACCAGAATG GCTGGTGAAAGTGGCCCCGCAGTACTACGAGATGGGCAACTTCCCCCAGTGCGAAGCAAAGAGACAGTTGGAGCGCATCATTGCAAAACTCTCATCAAAGGAGTTCTCTCAGTactga
- the dhx15 gene encoding pre-mRNA-splicing factor ATP-dependent RNA helicase DHX15 isoform X1 — MHKRHRLDLGGDNSPGKKRATEGRDRDRDCDERSRDRDRDRARDREWDRDRDVKSAGVPNNPAASSAGFVKPAPFQQKINPFTNLPHTPRYYEILKKRLQLPVWEYRERFTEILMRNQSFVLVGETGSGKTTQIPQWCGDMVRSMPGTKRAVACTQPRRVAAMSVAQRVADEMDVMLGQEVGYSIRFEDCSSAKTVLKYMTDGMLLREAMNDPLLERYGVIILDEAHERTLATDILMGVLKEVVRQRADLKVIVMSATLDAGKFQVYFDSCPLLTIPGRTHPVEIFYTPEPERDYLEAAIRTVIQIHMCEVDEGDVLLFLTGQEEIDEACKRIKREVDDLGPEVGDIKIIPLYSTLPPQQQQRIFEPPPPNKPSGAIGRKVVVSTNIAETSLTIDGVVFVIDPGFAKQKVYNPRIRVESLLVTAISKASAQQRAGRAGRTRPGKCFRLYTEKAYKTEMQDNTYPEILRSNLGSVVLQLKKLGIDDLVHFDFMDPPAPETLMRALELLNYLAALNDDGDLTELGSMMAEFPLDPQLAKMVIASCEFNCSNEILSITAMLSVPQCFVRPTEAKKVADESKMRFAHIDGDHMTLLNVYHAFKQNHDSTQWCYENFVNYRSLMSADNVRQQLSRIMDRFSLPRRSTEFNSRDYYTNIRRALVTGFFMQIAHLERTGHYLTAKDNQVVQLHPSTVLDHKPEWVLYNEFVLTTKNYIRTCTDIKPEWLVKVAPQYYEMGNFPQCEAKRQLERIIAKLSSKEFSQY; from the exons ATGCACAAGAGACACCGTTTAGATTTGGGTGGCGATAATTCGCCCGGCAAAAAGAGAGCTACTGAGGG GCGCGACAGGGACCGAGACTGCGATGAACGTTCGAGGGACAGGGACCGCGACCGAGCTCGAGACCGGGAGTgggacagggacagagatgtgaaGTCAGCCGGGGTTCCCAACAACCCAGCTGCAAGCAGCGCCGGCTTCGTGAAGCCAGCCCCATTTCAGCAGAAGATCAACCCCTTCACCAACCTGCCCCACACGCCGCGCTACTATGAGATCCTGAAGAAGCGGCTGCAGCTGCCTGTCTGGGAGTACAGGGAGCGCTTCACTGAAATCCTCATGCGTAACCAGTCTTTTGTGCTGGTGGGAGAGACGGGCTCTGGAAAAACCACACAG ATCCCTCAGTGGTGCGGCGACATGGTGCGGTCGATGCCGGGAACAAAGAGAGCGGTGGCCTGCACTCAGCCCAGGAGGGTCGCGGCCATGAGCGTCGCCCAGAGGGTCGCCGATGAGATGGACGTCATGCTGGGCCAAGAGGTGGGCTACTCCATCAGGTTTGAGGACTGCAGCTCTGCAAAGACCGTACTCAA GTACATGACAGATGGAATGTTGCTGCGGGAGGCCATGAATGATCCCCTGCTGGAGCGCTACGGTGTCATCATCCTGGACGAGGCTCATGAACGCACGTTAGCCACAGATATCCTCATGGGAGTCCTCAAGGAGGTTGTCCGCCAGAGGGCTGACCTCAAG GTGATTGTGATGAGTGCCACGCTCGATGCCGGCAAGTTCCAGGTGTACTTTGACAGCTGCCCACTGCTAACCATCCCCGGACGCACGCACCCCGTGGAGATCTTCTACACGCCCGAACCCGAGCGGGACTACCTGGAGGCGGCCATCCGCACGGTGATCCAGATCCACATGTGTGAGGTGGATGAAGGGGatgttctcctcttcctcaccggACAAGAG GAAATTGATGAAGCCTGCAAGCGGATCAAGAGGGAGGTCGACGACCTGGGCCCCGAAGTCGGCGATATCAAGATCATCCCGCTGTACTCCACGctgccgccgcagcagcagcagaggatcTTCGAGCCGCCCCCACCCAACAAACCAAGTGGGGCCATCGGAAGGAAG GTTGTCGTGTCAACAAACATCGCAGAGACGTCGCTGACCATTGACGGCGTGGTGTTTGTAATTGATCCCGGATTTGCCAAGCAAAAG GTGTATAATCCTCGTATCAGAGTGGAATCCCTTTTGGTGACGGCCATCAGCAAGGCCTCGGCCCAGCAGAGGGCCGGGCGCGCCGGGCGCACACGCCCGGGAAAGTGTTTCCGCCTTTACACAGAGAAAGCCTATAAGACAGAAATGCAG GACAACACATATCCAGAGATTCTGAGGTCCAATCTGGGCTCTGTGgtgctgcagctgaagaaactGGGCATCGACGACCTGGTGCACTTTGACTTCATGGACCCACCAG CCCCAGAGACCCTGATGAGAGCCCTGGAGCTGCTGAACTACCTGGCGGCGCTCAACGACGACGGCGACCTGACGGAGCTGGGCTCCATGATGGCGGAGTTCCCTCTGGACCCCCAGCTGGCCAAGATGGTCATCGCCAGCTGTGAATTCAACTGTTCAAACGAGATCCTCTCAATCACTGCCATGTTGTCAG TCCCACAGTGCTTCGTCCGACCCACGGAGGCTAAGAAGGTGGCCGACGAGTCCAAGATGCGCTTCGCCCACATCGACGGGGACCACATGACGCTGCTCAACGTCTACCACGCCTTCAAACAAA ACCACGACTCCACTCAGTGGTGCTACGAGAACTTCGTCAACTACCGCTCGCTGATGTCGGCAGACAACGTTCGGCAGCAGCTGTCCAGGATCATGGACCGCTTCAGCCTGCCGCGGCGGAGCACCGAGTTCAACAGCAGGGACTACTACACCAACATCCGCCGGGCGCTGGTCACGGGCTTCTTCATGCAG ATCGCTCACCTGGAACGCACCGGCCATTACCTGACCGCCAAAGACAACCAGGTGGTTCAGCTGCACCCTTCCACCGTGCTGGACCACAAGCCCGAGTGGGTGCTCTACAACGAGTTTGTGCTCACAACCAAGAATTACATCCGCACGTGCACCGACATCAAACCAGAATG GCTGGTGAAAGTGGCCCCGCAGTACTACGAGATGGGCAACTTCCCCCAGTGCGAAGCAAAGAGACAGTTGGAGCGCATCATTGCAAAACTCTCATCAAAGGAGTTCTCTCAGTactga